CGTAGAAAGCTGAAATAGCCGGCTGATCACCTGAATCTCCTCGTATTACGTCTTCCTCATCCAAATTACAGTAAAAAGTCAATTCCACCATTAGATCTGTATATTTTCTGCAGTAACAGTAGCTAAAATAAGCAACAATGGCGGCAGTGATCGAGCACAAGTCTTACGCTAGAGTTGGACTGCTTGGAAACCTAGCGATGTTTATTTTGGAAACACTATTTCCTTCAGCCTTGGAAATTTTTGGGCTTCTGTTCGTTTGGAACCTTCTATAGATCTCGTCATTGTTCCTCATCCTTCTCATGATCTCGtccaattcaattcaatttctCACCTGGTATCCTATCTTATACTTCTCCTTTATTTATCTGTTTTACTTTTACTGTTTTCGATTATCAGAATATATTAGAATTACTGACATGCCAATACGTTTATATTTTGGGATTGAGTTTTGGTTATACTAATTGCTcaattgatgattaattaatCATTGATTAGCCAATTCTGATTGGTATTTTCATAATCAGGATCACAAATTTAgcactttttttttagttttatgtgGATTCTTGCAGGTTGATTGAATTTGACTTAACACTTGTGCTTGTTGCCTGTCAGGTGAACAGATTGCAGAATGAGGGGTACTATGGAGGGGTGCGTTTACTGATGGCAATCGTTAAAATATTTCACAACCATTGCAAAGAGAGCAACATCACCTTACATGATGGGAATTTCACTCTCTCgtaaattttgtaaatatatgaaatagaatatatttttttcaatcaacaGCATAATATTTCATGtaatattttgtaataaaataataagcaTATATAAGTGATTGTGCGGTACAAAACAATACAAactcttttattaaatatagttttgtaaacttttttaataaaatcaattattatacaaatttaCCAAGATTATTCTAAGCATGTTGGCTACTTTTTTATGTCTTTCTCAGTTTGCTATTTGTCTCCATAGGGGCCCCTCTATTTCATCCTATATATAACTATCCAATTCATCCACTTTCTTTATCCCCTTTCTTaacaacttttatatttttacaaaatgaTCAAGTTGAGATGCAAAAAGTTCTTCAGAAGCAACTCAAAGGTTGCAAGTAGTAATGCCGTCGTAGCAGATGCCAAATTAGGTggtgaaataaaatgggaattACGTCCAGGAGGTATGTTGGTACAAAAGAGAGAATGTGCAGAGAATGATGGAGATTCAATTATCACACTTAGAGTCTCTACTGTTACTCAATGCCATCACATTTCTATACAACCAACTTCATCTTTTGGTGAGTTCTCCTTTTTTGGGTCACTTTTACTATATACGGTCAAAATAGTTTTAACTAGCAGGTCATAATCcaacatgatttattttttactttttagagaaaaaaaaaatcgaaagtTTTATTAACTTTTTCCAACTATAATTCCCagttttaaatttgattttgtgtatttaagttttgTCTAAGtcaaattacattattttgacCGACTCAAATAGTAGTCATGTAATTTGTGAAGTCAAACAGATATAACTTGTTATCAATTCATTTAAGCTTAATTAGATTGTTGCATTGTACTAAACTAGGTGTGATTTATTGATGACAGGAGAATTAAAGATGATATTGGCAATGGTAACTGGTTTAGAACCAAAAGAGCAAAGACTATTATACAAAGGGAAAGAAAGAGAGGATTGTGAATACTTGCACATGGTGGGGGTGAAAGACAAAGATAAAGTGTTACTCTTTCAAGATCCATCTATAAAAGAGAGGAAACTTGCAACAAATGGACATGTCCAAGTTATAGGATCCACTTACCACACCATTTGTGTCTAAAGAGTAACATTATTAGAATGTGCAAATATTTCTTgccttttctttaaaaaaaaactaacccCCAACCCCCCTCCCCTCCCCTCCCCTCCTCATCAAGAAAATGAGTGATGATGGATCAAGATTGGTGATAAGTATATGCTCACCAACTTAGATCGACTagattatgttgttgtttttatggTGTGTAAtaccaaattttaattttactatgCCTTTGTAGCatatatcaaaattcaaaattaatgtgTAATCTACTCCTGCATCTCGATTAGGTTATCGAGTTTGTAAATGTTTACtatactaattttaattttctattctaatgttttattattttcaccGTTTGAACATATATGAGACATCTCTAATAGACATATAtttgatccttttttttttggtggacCACTATACactttataatttatatgaGAAATAATTACTGACTATGTaatgattttatattaatagAGGGGTTCTaaccatttctttttttatttagagTTTTATTCTCAAGCTCTAGTTTGATTggaaataagttattttataaattaattatttaaaaattatgatttaaaagTAACACTGTAAtcccaaaataaattattttacaatccaaattaaacacaaaaaaaatcatatcaaagttaattaatattttatcctCGGGTCTCCTACACGGCTAGGTTGAAAATATGGCCTATGGCGATGGAGTGCATCATTTAATAATGAAAAGTTGAGccaaaaagaagagagaaaaaagtcACTGCAAACAGAATAAAAATATGGCATATTTAAGGAAGATTGATAAAGAAGGAGGAGTAGAATTTACATTTTCTACCCTATTTTAGTAGTGAATACTATAAATATAATGGTGTTTGTTTTTGTAAGTTCAGGCGTGATGCTTTGTTTTTAAGAAGCAAGTAGGGAGGGACCCCAAATTCACTTGCAAGTTCATTAGTGAATTGTGATGTTTGACAATCTGGAAAGCAACATTATGTTAGTTTATTGGTAATCGGTCTTAATTTTAGATAAGAGTTTGGTGTTTCACATTGTTTGGTCAGTCTATTTCTAActattttaattacttaataCTCCAATTTCCTCTCACTTGAAACCTTATAAGTTTTCTAATcaattaaatgaattttttcttcttcaagcctgtagtaaaatttcttttttcatgaaaactAACCGTTACTTGCTTTTGGGATTAGGACCGTtcaaaattgaatcaaaattaTCGATTTTGaacgaatttttttttattaatttatcaatattgaAATTTGTTaacggttttgatttttttaatcaaattatcGATTCTTAACGGTTTGAGTATAAATCCGCtagatatatatgtatttgtcggattttaaaatcattttatttgtcTAAATTAATAGATTGTAACGGCTTTCCCTAATTAGAGGAGTAATTAAGAATTTTCAGAATACATGGAGATTTAATTCtgaaaatttaaatgaattGAATTCCTTAATATAAGACGGAAATTAAGTAATGAATCCacatttgattaatttaattttattataaataataaatttattagtaCTACTAATAGAGGCAAAAACATGTATATCCCCGTCATGTAATTTGATAGATTACATTTTATGAAATcttaaaataacaaattcattacttaatatatatatatataNNNNNNNNNNNNNNNNNNNNNNNNNNNNNNNNNNNNNNNNNNNNNNNNNNNNNNNNNNNNNNNNtatatatatatatatatatatatatataaaagggtAGACCGCTGAGAGGATTCACCCGAACGTCATcggaaaaaaattacattacatTTATATGTTGATTTTGAACCTCCTGGATATAAGATTAGAGGTTGACTTAGTGGCGTATGATTTTCAAATCACTACTCTTTTTTTTCGAACCCCCTTAATAAAATCCTGAATCCACcactgtatatatatattatcaatatattatgtatccaacaaaataaacatttaatatatgaatatctTATAAGTACATGCATATGTATCATAGAAATATCTAGTATAATTTCGTGTACTTGTTATATTTGTCTagtattaatttcatttatctattaatatgatgtaatattaatttcatgtatttaATTTAGATGATCTAATTTCAATTTCATGTATCCATTATTAAATTGATGTATCAAGTaccaattttataaattatattaaaaaagaaacaaaacatGCTCGGATACATAGTAAGTAAGTGAAACACACATGTTTAGAAACTAATCACAATGTGTATTACCTTTTATAAGACTCACCCAATTCTGAAAATGGTCAGCTACTAATGTGTTTGAGAAACATTAAAATCGAAAAATATAATACCTAAATttgtaaaactttttaaaattgagCTTCAGAACGTAATAAACTTTAACTTAAATATAATACCAAGGTATGAAAAGATAATtatcaaaatcatatttaagagatttgtttatctgtttagattttttaaaatatatgatatcaATATTACAAGTAATAGTAtgcataataattttaattttaaactatagataaatatagtatatatgataataatgtATGTATAGTTAGACAGTTTTACGCTTATTATAATGACAAGCACGATTCTTAACTAGGCTTTAATTAATAactatgcccttcaactttgaatgtgcacaaatagacacttaaattaGTATAAAATAGTACAAGTAGTGACAAGTGTCCTACACGACAAAATACACATTAGACATCATGTAGGATACAAAATTGCTATATAGGACGAATATATCTATTTActcaattttatacaattttaaatgTCTACTTATACACACCCAAATTTTATGATCATAATTATCAACTGATATTAAATTAAGAATTATGTCTATGGGTTATGCGTATTTTAGTACAAATTTGATCTTATCCGCCTATTTAATACCCTCACGTGTTTGCCAATTGCCATGAGAGCAGAAGTATTTGACAATTTatcttgtttgtttgtttgtttgggCTTAGAAAATGAAAGGGTAGTCACCATCGTGGCCCAATAACAGGTTAATGCCATTATTTGACAAGTTGTGTCTTCCTTTTCCTTTAGTCCTTGTTGGTTGTTACTTGTTTACACTctattttttctagtttttcaaACAAAATTGCCTTACGTTTCTACCTTCTTTCATTTACTCTCTTTCTAATATTTGTAATGTTAAAAATTGTCATCTAATGATACACATTAATAGAATCCAAATCGTAATACAATTACTATAAATtgtcacaaaataaataaacccaaatattcataaaaaaatttctccGTAATAAATTTTTACCGTGTGAAATAGATCTATTTTCTTATCCCATAACCATATATCCATTACACTAAAGTACACTCATATTCATTTGTACTCCACGGCTAAAGTTAAATAGAAAGACAAGCTACTGGCTATGATTCAATATTTAAGAGAAACATTAACCCTTACTTCATGGATTTTACCAAAATGAATTATAGTGTAATTGTGAGACTATTTTTCACAAGTAAATTACTCTTAATCAAACATATGaaacttaaaatttgaaatttatactCTTAATCAGAAgtacaaaatttgaaatttatataacTGTGAGACTACTTTTCACAAGTACCTTACTCTTaatcaaacttaaattttaaaatttttactcttaatcaaaagtattaaatttgaaatttcaattttttattcttaatcaaaagtatcaaatttgaaatttgaaatttaaccaacatgaattaatcaaaatgaattatagtatattaaagaagacataatacatatattggactctaaacttgacttcaaattttaactatgacctccaactttcataatacACAAACATACattttaactatccaacttttaaataaataaacacaataCATGTTGAACACTACGTAGaacaaaaaataacatataaaatgatatgtaggacatttatgtctatttgttcaactttaaacaagtttaagtgtctatttgtgcacattcaAAATTGAAAGACATAAATGTAATTTCAAACCAAGTTAATAAAACGAATGAACTTCTTATAaagcttggacaatcctcctcccttgAACTAATTTTTGAAGTATGAATACACAATTTCACATGATATTAGAGCCACTGGACGTGAGGTGGAGCGTTATTCTTAATTAAAAGTTaccaaatttgaaattcaaaattttagccACATGAATTATGATGTAATTGTCATGACTCGAAATAGTTACAATGATATTATGCACCCTTGATTGGGTGCTACAATGCGTTGGACACCAATGTTCTTAGCGATTCAGAAACCATTTTGATTGGAAAAAAATTCCACTGATTAAGATAGTTCATTATTTTTACCAGTAACCCGACCTGATTCTATCTTTTTTGACATATTTATAGTAACAACAGAAGGTAAGGATAACTATAACAAATTCAGATGATAATATTCACTTATTAATCACAGGGAAGATTATAgaaaacatataaaaacatgGAATCAACAgacaatttatttattcattcgAATTGCAATccacaataataataacttaaaagtcatgtttatttttcttcaatttcaattaCTTTGGAGAAGGGTTTTTTGAGCTCTTGTTTAGGTACGGTAAGAATAAGGACACCATTTTCCATGGATGCCTCGAGTTGATCTGCCTTCATATTTTGTGGAAGCCTAAACTTCCTGCAGAAATCCCCCCTATTACGTTCCACTCTATGCCATAAATTCTTCTTCTCATTTTCATCTCcaatttcttcttctgcttTCCACTTACCACTAATTTTCACTACTCTTCCCTTGTCCAATTCCACTTTCACATCCTCTTTGCTGAGCCCTGTATGTACACAATATATCCTCTTTCTAACATTTTTAATACAAAACtgagaaaataatttcaaaataaattccCCAATGCAACGATTGGACGGAAAAgattatatttgttatatataacaatttaaaaaattattacaactcgataaaattttaacaaatttaagTTATAACCT
This window of the Solanum pennellii chromosome 2, SPENNV200 genome carries:
- the LOC107011780 gene encoding class I heat shock protein-like, producing MCSLLRSSNPIVGMMNMCPVLSTPIDWKETPQAHCFFVDLPGLSKEDVKVELDKGRVVKISGKWKAEEEIGDENEKKNLWHRVERNRGDFCRKFRLPQNMKADQLEASMENGVLILTVPKQELKKPFSKVIEIEEK
- the LOC107010431 gene encoding BAG family molecular chaperone regulator 3; its protein translation is MIKLRCKKFFRSNSKVASSNAVVADAKLGGEIKWELRPGGMLVQKRECAENDGDSIITLRVSTVTQCHHISIQPTSSFGELKMILAMVTGLEPKEQRLLYKGKEREDCEYLHMVGVKDKDKVLLFQDPSIKERKLATNGHVQVIGSTYHTICV